A genomic stretch from Natronomonas gomsonensis includes:
- the hmgA gene encoding hydroxymethylglutaryl-CoA reductase (NADPH) has product MDTEELVEGVQDGELRLHELEQHADADAAAEARRLLLTAETEADLDAIGAYTFDAADAGPNIENMLGAAQVPMGIVGPVRIDGGSVEGSKYLPLATTEGALVASVNRGCAAIRAADGATARVLKNAMTRAPVFRVNDVGEASEVASWVRANVDTLAEAAESTTSHGELRDVTPYVVGDNVFLRFAYDTKDAMGMNMATIATEAACDVVTAETPAELVALSGNLCSDKKPAAVNSVEGRGRTVAADVEIPRETVESYFKTTPEAIAEANTRKNLVGSAKAGSLGFNAHAANTVAAAFLATGQDIAQVVEGSNAITTADVRDGDLYASLTIASLELGTVGGGTKLPTQSEALDIVGVRGGGDPAGSNADALAELITTAALAGELSLLGALASDHLASAHEELGR; this is encoded by the coding sequence GCTTCTCACCGCCGAAACCGAGGCCGACCTCGACGCCATCGGCGCTTACACCTTCGACGCCGCCGACGCCGGCCCGAACATCGAGAACATGCTCGGCGCCGCACAGGTGCCGATGGGCATCGTCGGCCCCGTCCGCATCGACGGCGGGTCGGTCGAGGGCTCGAAGTACCTCCCGCTTGCGACGACCGAAGGCGCCCTCGTCGCCTCGGTCAACCGTGGCTGTGCGGCCATCCGGGCGGCCGACGGCGCGACCGCTCGGGTGCTGAAGAACGCGATGACCCGTGCCCCCGTCTTCCGCGTCAACGACGTGGGAGAGGCAAGCGAGGTCGCCTCGTGGGTCCGGGCCAACGTCGATACCCTCGCGGAGGCCGCCGAGTCGACGACCAGCCACGGCGAGTTGCGCGACGTGACGCCCTACGTCGTCGGCGACAACGTCTTCCTCCGATTCGCCTATGACACCAAGGACGCGATGGGGATGAACATGGCCACCATCGCCACCGAAGCCGCCTGCGACGTGGTCACGGCGGAGACGCCCGCCGAACTCGTCGCTCTCTCCGGAAACCTCTGTTCCGATAAGAAACCCGCCGCCGTCAACAGCGTCGAGGGCCGCGGCCGGACCGTCGCCGCCGATGTGGAAATCCCGCGGGAAACCGTCGAGAGTTACTTCAAGACGACCCCGGAGGCCATCGCCGAGGCCAACACCCGAAAGAACCTCGTCGGGTCGGCAAAAGCCGGCTCGCTCGGCTTCAACGCCCACGCTGCGAACACCGTCGCCGCGGCCTTCCTCGCGACCGGCCAGGACATCGCACAGGTCGTCGAGGGCAGTAACGCGATTACGACCGCCGACGTGCGTGACGGGGACCTCTACGCCTCGCTGACCATCGCCTCCTTGGAACTCGGCACCGTCGGCGGCGGGACGAAACTGCCGACCCAATCCGAGGCGCTCGATATCGTCGGCGTCCGCGGCGGCGGCGACCCCGCGGGGTCCAACGCCGACGCGCTGGCGGAACTCATCACGACCGCTGCGCTCGCCGGTGAGTTGTCGCTTCTGGGGGCACTGGCTTCGGACCACCTCGCCAGCGCTCACGAGGAACTGGGTCGATAA